From Bacillota bacterium, a single genomic window includes:
- a CDS encoding sugar ABC transporter permease: MSTNTLKKTLKKILQRYELYLFILPATLYFAIFNYAPMYGVQLAFKDFVATKGIWGSPWVGLKNLNLFFESYYFWTLIKNTVGISIYSLVAGFPFPIILALLLNEVRNVKYRKFVQTVTYAPHFISTVVLVGMVLIYLNPQYGIINKFIELLGFEPVDFINKPGYFKSIYVWSGVWQGTGFGSVIYFATLSSVDHEQHEAAIIDGATRLQRIIHINIPVLIPTATIILILSMGGIMSVGFEKVFLLQTPLNLDASEVISTYVYKVGLLQAKYGFSSAVGMFNSVINCILLVIVNAIARKFAEISLW; the protein is encoded by the coding sequence ATGAGCACAAATACATTGAAAAAGACATTAAAAAAAATACTTCAAAGGTATGAATTATACCTTTTTATACTACCTGCAACGCTTTATTTTGCGATTTTTAATTATGCACCTATGTATGGTGTTCAACTTGCATTTAAAGATTTTGTTGCTACAAAAGGTATATGGGGAAGTCCTTGGGTTGGGTTAAAGAATTTAAATCTATTTTTCGAATCTTATTATTTTTGGACATTAATTAAGAATACTGTAGGTATTTCGATATACTCCTTAGTGGCAGGATTTCCTTTCCCGATAATCCTCGCATTACTGCTTAATGAAGTAAGAAATGTAAAGTATAGAAAATTTGTACAGACTGTAACATATGCTCCACATTTTATTTCCACTGTTGTTCTTGTTGGTATGGTTCTCATTTATCTTAATCCGCAGTATGGAATTATTAATAAATTTATTGAATTATTAGGATTTGAACCTGTAGATTTTATTAATAAACCTGGATATTTTAAAAGCATATATGTTTGGTCAGGAGTATGGCAAGGAACCGGATTTGGGTCTGTTATATACTTTGCAACATTATCTTCTGTAGATCACGAACAGCATGAAGCGGCTATTATAGATGGAGCAACAAGACTGCAGAGAATTATTCATATAAACATTCCTGTTCTAATTCCAACGGCAACAATTATACTGATACTTAGTATGGGGGGGATTATGAGTGTTGGTTTTGAAAAAGTCTTTTTGTTGCAAACACCTCTTAACTTAGATGCTTCAGAAGTAATATCTACTTATGTTTATAAAGTAGGTCTTCTACAAGCAAAGTATGGCTTTTCAAGTGCAGTAGGAATGTTTAACTCAGTAATAAATTGTATACTACTAGTTATAGTAAATGCTATTGCCAGAAAATTCGCTGAAATAAGTTTGTGGTAG